Genomic DNA from uncultured Acetobacterium sp.:
GGAAAAGTAACACTTGCAGTTGCCGAAAAAACCGGTCTGGCTGTCGGTACGCTCTTAGTTGCAGGAAGTGGCGATCAGCAATGTGCAGCCATTGGCGCCGGCGTTATCGAAGACGGTTACGCATCCTTAACGCTGGGGACAGCAGGACTTCTGGTTGTCGGCACAAAAAAATTGGTGCTGGAAGATGTTCCAGGGGTCATGGCAACCTCGTCGGCACTATTAGGATTATTCAATCTTGAGGGAATACAATTGGGCGCCGCCAGCAGTTATCGTTGGGCAAGGGACGAGTTAGCTGAGATCGAAGTTGCATTCGGAAAAAAAATCGGAATGGATCCTTATGAAGTGATGGATTATCATATTCAGAAAAGTCCGGTGGGATCGAAGGGAATTGTGTTCATGCCGTTTCTGACCGGGTCAGGTTATCCTTATTGGAATCCTGAAGCAAAGGGCATCTTTGCCGGTATTACATTCGCTCATTCTAAGAGTGACATGATTCGTTCGGTCATGGAAGGCATCACCCTGGAAAGTAAGGATATGTATGAAAGTATGAAAAAATCCGGGGTTATTTTGAAACAACTGGCCATAACAGGCGGAGCGACAAAATCCGGAGCATGGCGACAAATAATTGCCGATATGTTTGGGGTTCCAATTCGAAAACTGGAAATACCTGACGCAACCATCGTTGGAGCGGCAGTTATAGCAGGTGTCGGTGCGGGGTGGTTTAAGGATGTTACCGAAGGTGTTAATTCAATGGTTCGCTATCTGGAAACAATTGAGCCGATACCTGAAAATGTCAAAAGATATAACGAAATTTATGACATTTATAAAAATTTGTATACCGCCTTAAATGAAAATAGCCTCTACGCTCAATTTGCCAAATTAAAATAAACAGAATTGAGCAATTTTAACGGATCACTCTTTTAATTCGATAGCGTCTATGATAAAATGGAAGAAATTTTGCTAATTAAGCTGCACGAAGGAGTTTTATGGAAGGAAGTATTGATATGTACAAAATTAAGCGAGAAAACCCGAAACCATTGTACATACAATTGGAAGAGTTAATCCGCAATAATATCGAAGAAGGTATTTGGAAGCCGAATACAGCGATACCATCGGAAAGTGAAATGAACCGTATTTATGGTGTAAGTCGAATGACAATCCGTTCGGCATGCTCGCAACTGGTACAGGATGGTGTTCTCTATCGAGTCCCTGGTAAAGGTACCTTTGTTGCAGAACCCAAGATAATGACGGAATCCCTGGCATATATGGGCTTTAGAGAGCAATTGGAGCGAATGGGGTATGAAATTACCACTGAGCTTTTAAATGTCACCGAAAAAGAAGCATCTTTTTCGGTCGCAAAGCGTCTGCAATGTCCGCAAGGAGCACCAATACTTGAAATTGAGCGCTTGCGTTTTCTAAAAGGTGAACCCATTAGTCTTCATTATTCTCGGATTCCTTATGATTTGTGTAAAAATCTAAGTGATCGTGCGCTTGAGGAAGAACAACTTTGTGTTCTTTTAGAGCGAGAATATAATTTAAAACCCAGCCGCGTCATGGAGACGTTCGAATCGGTTACCGCTTCGGAAAAAGAAAGCAAACTTTTAAAAGTACCTCATGGATATCCGTTACTTGTTTTAGAGGACATTCTCTATGATAAGGATGATAAACCTTTTGAGTACTCAAAAGTGGTCTTTAGGGGCGATAAAATCAAATTAAAGTACGAATACCGAAACTGATATGACAGATGTTTTTTATAAAAACTGTTTAGTTTATGGGAAAATTCATATTAATTATAATAATATAGAGCAGGTGTAAAATCAGTGAACAAAATTACCCAAATCCCCCATCGTATTGATCGTCAAGAGCTATTTGAACGGATGCATATTTCTGAGGACCGACCAATGTATCACGAGTTTGAGCGCAGTTATCAGAAGTTATATGACTCATTACCGGAAATATTGGATATTCAGGCAACTCATGTACTAAAGACCAATGATGACGAGGAAAAAATTCACAAAGGTCTCTGTGAAGTCAGTCATATTGTCTATTGCCTGGTAACCCTGGGCCCAAAAATCAGTGAGCGATCAACAAAATATTTTGCCGAAAAAGACTTTTTAAAAGGTCTGATGATTGATTCCATGGCAGATATACTACTCTTTAATGCGTCGAATGACTATTATGAGACAGTCAAAAAAGATGTTTATGAAGAACAGGGTTATGCGATGACCTTACGTTATTCACCGGACGATAATATTATTCCTTTGCAGGTTCAGAAAACAATTCTTGAACAAGTCAATGGCGGGGAACGTTTATCCGTGGGTGTCACGCAAGCGTTTATGTATGATCCCCTCAAAACTCTGGGCTATGTCTATGGGGCAGATAAGAATATCGAACTGGCCAAAAAAGATCACGATTGTGCGATGTGTTCAAATTACACCTGCGAATATCGAAGTGTTGATGAATTATAGTATTGATGAAAAAAATGGTTTCCACAAATTTTTGTGGAAACCATTTTTATTTGCGTGAAAATTTGCTGAAGAAGGCCGAGCGATTATTCATCATTTAGTACCGGCTCCAGGGTAGTATCCCGGAAAAAGGTATTGGCATTATACAGATACAAGACGTCGGTAATCTGAGAATCAGCAATCAGGGCATCGATGCTGTCATAGTAATAACGGGGGTCAATGACGGTGATCTCGCTGTAAAACGGCGTTAAGAATGGGATAAAAGCATTGGCATAGGAATCTTTGATGATCAGCAGATTTTTGCCGTTAGCCACCGGATTTTTAATTTTAACGATGGGGTGGTTACCTTCCAGAAAAACTGCATATTTATCTTTGCTGGTTAATTTTTCACTATCATAAAGCGACGAGGATTTTTTTTGTTCCTCGATATAAGTCACAACGGAATAATCATCTTCACTTTTGGGCACGTAGACACTGATGGTATCGGTGTTAAATGTCAGATAACTGCTTTTTGACGCCAGCGCTCCAGAAAATGAATCGGTAACCGGATAAATAGTATAGCCATCGGTATCTGGTTTGATGCCCAGAGCATCCGCAACACCTTGAAATGAGAGCCACGCTCCCAGGGTTGTCCAATGGTGATCCGTTTTATAATAAAGCAGTTTATCCTGATTCTCTTTCAAAATCGATCGAGGATCAAGAAAAACAAGTTTCGTATTCAAGCCTGCAACGAAAGTAGTGATATATTCATTTTGATCCAGTACCGGGGCAGCAGTTGGCAATTTTTCGTCATAAATACTGATCGCATTGGGAACCAGCATGAAGTAGTGCTTCAAATCAGGATGCCTTTCCGTAAAATTGTTGATGGCAGCTTGCGTCAGCTCAGTGGTTTCTGATGGCAGAGGATCAAAATTTTCGATGAGCGAGGAATCTTTAGCGAAGTAAACCCCATTGGAAATATTCTTACCCATGAAACGGTCGGTGCTGGTTTTGGTGTAAATCCAGAAATTTCGGGCAACTAACTGGTCGGCGGCGTATTTCTGCATTTTTTTCATATAGCGGCCATCAATAATGCTATCCACTGAAAAACGCGGGAATTGGGTTAGAATCCGGTTTTCATTTTCGGATAGTTTGGTATCCGGGAGGATGAGTGAAGCCAGCGGAAAGAAAACTAAAATCCCAATAAAAAGCAATCCTAAGAGATTGATATATCTTTTGTAAAGCAGCGAATGGGAACGATGATCATTATGCCGCTGTTTTTTTTCTTTATCCATAAAGTTTCACCTAAAATCTAAAATATAAAAATGGATTATATGTTTCGGTCACCAGATAAGCAACAGATAAAAACATGATGACAGAGTTTAAACCCAGGCCAAAAGGAACAACCCATCTCTTTTCGCTATGTAGTATTTTACGATACTGTCGATGAATCAATGGGGTTGAACAGACAATGCAAACAATCAGTAAGATAAGGTTAGTGTATAAATAATAAATTCCGGTAGCATCGATAAATGGTGCGCCACTCATGAAAAACATCACGCTTAAATAGTGAAGCGCATAGCCGAGATCGGGACTGGTAAAAAAAACCCAGCCAATGATCACAAAGAGCATGGTATAGAAATGCTGAAAAAAAGCGGGAGTTTTTTCCAGATAGGTTTTTAAAAATACCTTTTCAACAAAGAGCAGGAATCCGTAATAGAGTCCCCAGATTACAAAATTCCAGCTGGCACCATGCCAGAGACCCGTTAAAAACCAAACGATACAGAGGTTTATAAAAAGCCGTGGAATGGGAACCCGGTTCCCACCAAGGGGAATGTAAAGGTATTCTCGAAACCATGTTCCCAGTGAAATATGCCATCGTCGCCAGAATTCAGAAACACTTTTGGAAATATAGGGGTAGTTGAAGTTTTCTAAATAGTCAAATCCAAACATTTTGGCCAGTCCGATCGCCATGTCTGAGTAGCCACTGAAATCAAAATAGATCTGGAAGGTAAAGGCAATAATCCCGATCCAGGCCATCAATACCGACAACTCACCGGCGTTAATGGATTCGGTGATCGTCCAGATATAGCCAATATTATTGGCTATTAAAACTTTTTTGCCGAGACCTTGGATAAAGCGCTCGACGCCGATTCCAAATTTTTCCTGGCTGACACTACGGTTGGTCAGTTGTTCGTTAATGTCTGTATAGCGAATAATCGGACCAGCCATCAATTGGGGAAACATGGTGATATACAAACCAAAAGAAATAATATTTCTTTGAACAGGAGCCTTTTTCCGATAAATATCAATAAAATAAGATAAGATATGGAAGGTATAAAACGAGATACCAATCGGTAATGGCAATTGGTGATAGGTAATGGTCAGATTAAAAATCTGATTGATGGTGTCCAGTAAAAATCCCCAATATTTGAAAAAGAATAAGATCCCGAGGTTAATCATTATTGTCAGGATAAAGAGCCGCTTGCGATTGAGTTCTGATTGTTTTTCCATAATAATGGCCATATAAAAATCAAAAACAATCGTAAAGAGCATTAAGAATACATAAACAGGTTCTCCCCAGGCGTAAAAAATTAAGCTGACAATCAGCAGAATAATATTTTTAAGCGATTTGGGGACGATATAGTAAAGCCCCAAAGCAATGGGAAGAAAACAAAATAAGAATAAGATACTGCTAAAGACCATTGGGGCTCCTTGCTGATTATTTTTTCATACTTTTAATGAAAGTATCTTTTAAAACCGATGCATCCGGTGATACACAATAAAAAAGCGTATTACCGATTATTTTAAACTCGTAATTGTCAAGCAGGGCAACCTGCTCAGGTCCGTAACCCCCAAAGCTCTCCAGTTGCATCGCGTTGCGTGTGTCAACGGCTTCTTCAATCAGATCCAATTGTGCCGGATCTTTGGCTTTGATGACCAGGAGTTCGGAAACATCCATATAGTTAGCCGGGACGTAAATCAGAATTTCCTCAAAATCGTTAAGATTGAGTCCATAATAGCGTTTCAAGGCTTTGCCATCACCCTTCTCCATCCCATTAAGATTTTGAGAGGCGGCCAGAAGATCGGTCTCAACTTGAGACAAGGGCGGCTGTGCGACTGAACCGCAGCCAAAACAGGGAAGCGCTAGTATTAAAATAAATAAAAGGATATAAAATTTTTTCATGATGTTCCAATTCTATAAAAGTTTTTTCAGGTCACTGTTATTAACCAGCAGGTCCAACCACATGGGGTAAAATTCCCGGATTACGTGAATACCATCTTCAGTATGATAGTGGGGGTTGTTTTTCAGCAGTGTATAAGTGTCAATATAGGTGACGTTTTTTTGTTTAGCCATTTCCATTAGCGCAGCATTATATGTTTCAATCTGGCTGAATTCAGGTTCGTCCTGCAATACCGTATCAGTAACCGGAAAGATGCTGCAGATATAGATTTGGGTATTAGGCAATTGTGAACGCACCGAATCGATCAGTTTTTCATAAGAACTGATGTAAGATTCCAGGGTGCTGTAGGGATGGCTGATATCATTGAGGCCTAATTCAAAAAAAACATTTCGGGGGGATAAATTTACCAGCTTAGGCACATCTTCCAGACTAGTTTCGGTCGATTTACCCATCACAGCAACCAATGAAGTGCTATCTAAAAAACCGTAAAGTCCCAGCCCTTCAGCGATGGAATCACCAAAAACAACCGAAGACCCAAACAGGGCCGAGTAATCGCCGGGATCGACGGCTTTTCGTTTCATAATATCAATGCGCTCTTCCATGGTATAGAGATCTCGGGTTTCCAGTGAAACCAGGACGTTAACACCTTCGTTTAATTGGGCCTTGTCGTTGGCGATAATTTGAAAGATAATAATTAAAGCAAGTATGATAACAACACCGGAAATGACAATAAAAAGGAAGCGTTTTTTATCTAAAAACAGTTTTATTTTTTCATACATGGAATAACACCTTTAGTAACAAATTTATATAGTTAAATTTATCATAAAAGATGGCTATAATTCAACGTCCGTTTTGTAACAAATTATTATAATAGTCGTTACGAGTGAAAATAGTATAAAAAAACGCTGAAAATAATATGAATCATATTATTTCTCAGCGCTTTTGAAAAATCAGTGAAATAGAATTAACATTTATCCATGGTTCGGGTGGCAACGACATCAATACCAAGACCCAAAAGATCTTTTACCACAACGTCACCAGTTTTAATCGGCGCTTTTACCACAACTTGGTTAATAACCGCCATAGCATCAAAAATCTGGCCTTTGGGAATGGGTTCAGCAGTCTTAACGGGAAGGCGGGGCAGCATCGCATTTTGAATAACAACCGTGGTGGGAATAACCCGGGTCGGGTTAGTCATCTCATTGACAGCATATTTTGGACCACGTTTACAGGTGTTGCCAGTTACCTCATAGGTACCATCTGCTTTTTCCTCAATGGTCATTTGGCACCCGATGGGGCAAACAATACAGGTCATATCTTTTTTCATTATTTTGCCTCCTCTACGACAAATCGGATTTCTCCGACGGGATATTGAGCAAGAACATCTTTGGCAATTTTAAAGTTTACCATTTCTGCTGGTAGTAATTTCTTTTCTTTTTTGGTGGCAATCAGCTGATCACCGATATAGGCATTGACGACTTTATCTTTAAATACCTGACGAACCCGCATATAGAAGGTTACCTTTTCTTCCACGTTTTTCATGGACACCTGCTGAGGAACAACATAGCCGATTCCATCGCCGTTGGTGGTTGTAAAGGTTATGTTGGTATCCAGATCGCCTTTTATGTATTTGGCCGCGCCTTTACCGGCAAGAACGGCTTCTTCACTAACAAAATCCACCAGGTCATGGACATGAACAACATTACCACAGGCAAAAACCCCGGGCATGGAAGTCTGTCGAAGTTCACCAACAATGGCACCATTGGTACGATTATCCATGACAACGCCTGCATTACGGGTGATTTCATTTTCGGGAATCAAGCCCACCGAAAGAAGGAGGGTATCACAAGAAATATATTCTTCGGTGCCAGGAATGACTTTCAGTTTCTCATCAACCTTGGCAATGGTAACACCTTCAATTCGATCTTTGCCATGAATAAAAGTAATGGTGGTGCTTAATTTTAACGGGATATCGTAGTCATCTAAACATTGAACAATATTACGAACCAACCCATTGGAGTAAGGCATCAGTTCACAAACCGCCTGAACATGGGCACCTTCGAGAGTCATTCGACGCGCCATAATCAGTCCGATATCGCCAGAACCCAGAATAACGACTTCCTTACCAACCATGTAGCCTTCCATGTTGATAAAACGTTGAGCTGTACCGGCAGTGAAAACGCCCGATGGACGGTATCCGGGGATACCAATCGCTCCAGAGGTTCGTTCGCGACATCCCATGGTTAAAACAACCGCCTTGGTTTCGATGATCATGTACCCGTTTTCTTCGTTGATAACATGAATCGCTTTGAGATCGCCGTTGTCATGTAAATCCAGAACCATGGTATTAAGCATGTAGGGAATACCAAGATCTTTGACCTTTTGAATATATCGCTCAGCATACTCCGGACCGGTTAATTCTTCATTAAAGGTATGCAGACCAAAACCGTTATGAATACACTGGTTAAGAATACCGCCTAATTCGCGGTCTCGTTCCAAAATGAGAACATTTTCTGCTCCATCATTTTTAGCTTCAACAGCCGCCGCCAAGCCAGCAGGTCCGCCGCCTAAAATAACAACATCATAAATCATGATTGTGCCTCCTCCTTAACGGATTTCGTTTGACCTGAAAGAATAAAGGTCGAATCCTGTTGATCATACATAATTTCATCCAATGGAACATTGAGTTCCCGGGCAAGAATTTCAACGACTCGTGGCGAACAGAAGCCGCCCTGGCAGCGACCCATTCCGGCGCGACATCGCTTTTTAACGGATTTAACAGTTCGAGCACCGGCACTGCGGTGAATAACATCGATGATCTCACCTTCAGTAATGGTTTCACAACGGCAGATGACCTTACCATATTTGGGGTTTTCTTTGATAATTGCAACTTTTTCTTCAGCAGTCATTTCATCAAAACGGAGATGCTTACGAACCTTAGGATTATAGTCGTGATTTTCTTCAATGGCCGGGAACATTGGTTTGACAATTTCTTCAACCACAAAATGTGCAACCGCCGGTATTGAGGTGAGTCCTGGTGATTCATAACCAGCCACATTAATGAATCCCTTTACCGGCGATTCTTCAATGATGAAGTCCCCATCAGTCGTGGTGAAGGTATCCTTTATCGGGGTATTACGAAGCCCGGCGTAGGACCGGATAATTTTATTGAATGGTAGGGAAGGACAGTTTTTAAGGGCATTTTCTTTAATGTAATCCAATCGTTCGGTGGTGGTGGAAATATCGCCTTTATAGACCGGTTCAGCATCGGGTCCGATTAAAAGGTTACCATGAGCAGTAGGGGCAACCAGAATGCCTTTTCCTTTTTTTGATGGACATGGGAAAATAACGTTATTAACCAGCGATCCAGCCTCTTTATCAAAAATAAAATAATTTCCTTTTCTGGCCAGCAGTTTGAAATAAGGGTCGCCAACCATTTCATAAATATCATCCGCAAATAACCCGGCGGCATTGATGACATATTTAGATTCAATTGTGCCAGAATTTGTTGTGATTTCAAAGTGAGTGTCATGTTTCTTGATGTCACTGACCATATGATTGAGTTTAAGGGTCACGCCATTGTCGACAGCGTTTTCAGCGACATGAACGCACAGTTCAAAGGGTGAGACAATGCCGGCGGTTGGTGCGTAGAGGGCACCGCAGATATCTTCGTTGATATTGGGTTCCATGGCATGGACTTCTTCTTTAAACAAAACTCTTAAACCGGGCACGCCATTTTTCAATCCATTTTGATAAAGCTCATGGATAGTTGCCATTTCATATTCATCATGGGCAACAACCAAGGAACCGCATCGTTTAAACGGAACATCCAGATCTTCACAGACCTTGTCATACATTAGATTCCCAACGGCGTTGAATTTTCCTTTCAATTTATAAGATGGGGCGTCAAAGCCAGCATGGACAATGGCTGAATTGGCCATTGTAATCTGATTCCCCACATCATTCTCTCCATCCAATAAAACAATATCCAGTTTGTATCGGGTTAATTCCCGAGCAATGTAGGAACCGGCAATGCCAGCTCCAATAATGGCGATATCATACATAATTTATTCCTCCTTAAGAACTATAAAAAAATTAAAAGCCACACAATTTTCTTAAATAAAGGATTCATTTAAGAAAACAGTATGGCTCTCCGTTGCCTTGTATTTTATTTTAACTTATTCTTTGTGTAACAATTTCTGTTCTTCCCGAATAAGCTCTATTTTATCCCACAACGGCTTGTGAGATGTGCTGGCCGACAATGCACCAGCAGCAAGACAAGAACGAACTTCTTCCTCTGTCTCTATGAATCCCCCGGTAACAATTGGAATATTGACTTCTTTTTTTACAGCTGTTATCAGCTTTGGAACCAGGCCGGGCAGAATTTCGATGGCATCGGGCTTGATTTTTTTGGCCGAATTAATAGAAATATCCATGGCAGAAGAATCCAATAGAAATAAGCGCTGAACCGTCATAAGACCTTCTTGTTTAGCCCGAGTGATAATATTGTTTTTTGTTGTAATAATTCCGGTAGGTTTAATCTCGTCTTTTAGATATTTTATAAAATAATTATCCTGAGAGTATCCTTTGATCAGATCCAAATGCGTAAATACGTACTTGTCGGATTTGATACAGAGCTCTACCATTTTTTTTAAATTAAAGACGTTGCCGGTCAGCAAAAAGATGATTTGAGATTTCGAATGGATGGCATCGTAAATGTCCTTAGGATTACGAACAGCGACAATAATGGGGTTGTCCTGAAACATGAGAAGACATTTTCTCGTCGACATAAAACTCCTCCCTGTAGGATCGTATTTGTAAATTCATTATAACACAATCACAAAAATTGGAAAGAGAAAAATCATATTGTCGGGGTGTCTAAAACACCCCAACAATAAATTATTTAAATGAATTTATGAATTGAATCGATTATTCTACGTCTTCCCAGCCTTTAGAGCATTCAACAGCTTTTAACCAGCCAGCATATAATTTAGCACGAACATCGGCATCCATAGCAGGATTGAATGAACGGTCAAGTTTCCAGGCAGCAGTTACATCAGCTTTACCATCCCAGAATTTAACAGCCAAACCAGCTAAGTAAGCAGCGCCCATAGCGGTTGTTTCAACGATTGAGGGACGATCAACGGGAACGCCTAAAATATCAGCTTGGAATTGCATTAAGAAATCATTAGCACAAGCGCCACCATCTACTTTTAGGGCAGCCAATTTGATATTAGAGTCTTTTTCCATTGCATCCAGAACGTCTTTTGTCTGATAAGCTAAAGATTCAACAGTAGCTCGGATTAAATGAGCTTTGTTGGCACCACGGGTTAATCCTAAGATTGCACCACGTGCATACATATCCCAATGTGGAGCACCCAGTCCGACAAATGCAGGAACCATATATACACCATTGGTATCAGCAACTTTATTACAGTAGAATTCGCTGTCTGGTGAAGAATCAACCAATCTCATTTCGTCTCTTAACCATTGGATTGCAGCCCCGGCAACAAAGATAGAACCTTCTAAAGCGTAATCTACTTCGCCATCTAAACCCCAGGCAATGGTAGTAATCAAACCGCTGTTCGATTTAACGGGTTTGTCACCAGTGTTCATGAGCATAAAGCAACCGGTTCCATAAGTGTTTTTAGCCATACCAGGATCGAAACAAGCTTGTCCAAAGAGAGCAGCCTGTTGGTCACCAGCAGCACCGGCAATTGGAATTTCAGTTCCATAAAGAGCAGTTGTTCCATAAACAGCTGAGGATGGTCTAACTTCTGGTAACATTGAAGCTGGGATATCCAGTTCTTTTAACATTTTTTCATCCCATTTAAGGGTTTTAATATTAAATGCCATGGTTCGGGAAGCATTTGAATAATCGGTAACATGTACTTTACCATCGGTAAGCTTCCAGATTAACCAGGTATCGACGGTTCCGAAAGCCAGTTCGCCTTTTTCAGCTCTTTCACGAGCGCCGGGAACGTTATTTAAAATCCAGTTGATTTTTGTTCCTGAGAAGTATGCATCGATGACAAGTCCGGTGTTTTCTCGAACATAGTCTTCTAAGCCACGGGCTTTTAATTCATCACAGAATGCTGCGGTACGACGGCATTGCCAAACAATCGCGTTATAAATAGGTTCGCCAGTTTTTCTGTCCCAAACGACAGTAGTTTCACGTTGGTTTGTGATACCGATAGCTGCAATGTCTTCAGCAGTAGCGCCAATTTTTGACATAGCTTCAGTAACAACACCACTTTGGGTAGCCCAAATTTCCATGGCGTCATGTTCAACCCAACCGGCTTTAGGATAGATTTGGGTAAATTCTTTTTGTGCAACACTGACGATTTCGCTGTCATGGTTAAATAAAATCGCTCTTGAACTCGTGGTTCCTGCATCCAGTGATAAGATATACTTTTTCATAAGTATAACCCCCTATTTATTTAATTTATTTATTTGATTATGTTTTAAAACATAATGAAACCAAAAGGAATAAAGCAAACAAAAAAAGCACATACTAACAGATTTACATATTCTCTTAATGTAAAAACGAAAGTACGGCCCTCCATAACTCCTGCCAATATATGAAATTATTAAAACTTAATGTAAACAATATTAAAGTGATTTACGGAATTATAATAACATAATTCGGAAATAATGTAAAGGATTACCGGTAAAAAAAATAACGTTAATTAATTAACAAATAAAATGATCGATTGAATCCGCGCGAGTTAAATCAAATTCTCGGAGCAACTAAAAATAGTATATAATGAAGGAGATTTTAGAAGACACAAATTGCTGGGATCAATATCAGCCGCCCGGGACAAAACGTCTATTCAATTTTAAGAATCTATGATATAATAAAAACGAAAGAAATCGGAAAAACTTAAGAAAATATGAAACGAATAAAAAATGGAATGGTAAACAAGATGGAAAAACAATTTGCACATCTTCATGTACACAGTGAATATAGTTTATTAGATGGATTTGGTCGGATTAATGCTTTAGTAAAAGCAGTAGCTGAAAGTGGCATGGAAAGTGTCGCGATTACCGATCACGGCGTACTTTTTGGCGCCATCGATTTTTACAAAGCGTGCCTGAAAGAAAACGTTCACCCGGTTATTGGCTGCGAAGTCTATGTGGCACCACGAAGTCTCGAACAAAAAGATCCGGTTTATGATAAGGAACGTGCCCATCTTATTTTGTTAGCAGAGAGCAACCTTGGGTATAAAAATCTCATGAAGATTGTCTCAAAAGGTTTCATCGATGGATTTTATTATAAACCACGGGTAGATCATGATTGCTTGAGAAAATACAGTGAAGGGATTATCTGTCTATCGGCCTGTATCGCTGGAGAAATTCCACAAAAGATACTAGGTAATGATATTGCCGGAGCAGAGGAACGTTGTTTATTATACCAGAATATTTTCGGGAAAGATAATTTCTTTTTAGAAATTCAAGACCATCGGATCAGAGAAGAAGCTTTAATCAACGAGCGGGTGATCCAATTGTCGAAAAAACTGGATATCCCGATGGTCGCAACCAATGATGTTCATTATGTCCGTAAAGAAGACAGTGAAAACCATGACATTCTTTTATGTATCCAAACGGCGGCAACCGTTCAGGAAGAAAAACGGATGCGTTTTCCCAATAATGAGTTTTATTTAAAAAGTCAGGAAGAAATGAGTAAGTTATTTCCCGATTTACCAGAAGCCATCGAAAATTCCAATCGAATTGCCAGTCGCTGTCAGGTCACTTTTGATTTAGAAAAAACGCATCTGCCTCAATTTGAATTGCCTGCTGATGCAATTGCTAAAGATTATCTCAAATCGCTTTGTGTTCAGGGGCTCAGTAAAAAATATGGACACTTATCAAATGAATTGGAAGTACGACTGGAATATGAATTGGAAACCATTCACAATATGGGGTTTGATGATTATTTTCTGATCGTCTGGGA
This window encodes:
- a CDS encoding FGGY family carbohydrate kinase — protein: MGKYLIGIDVGTTGTKAMILDKEGKIYGKGYGEYPCNYPNSNWVEQDVDLLVEETYKACKQAVTASGLDPKEIEAVGFSCQRATFTLVDKNNEAIDNVFYGWQDNRGAEILEDAMAIIDPDTFFKSTGMPMTPTFTFIKLLWLMKKRPELYEKTKYVAMMPEYIQYCFGADDFYCEATNACTSGYLNPNTMDWADNIIDAFGIDKEKLPKLVKPGDIVGKVTLAVAEKTGLAVGTLLVAGSGDQQCAAIGAGVIEDGYASLTLGTAGLLVVGTKKLVLEDVPGVMATSSALLGLFNLEGIQLGAASSYRWARDELAEIEVAFGKKIGMDPYEVMDYHIQKSPVGSKGIVFMPFLTGSGYPYWNPEAKGIFAGITFAHSKSDMIRSVMEGITLESKDMYESMKKSGVILKQLAITGGATKSGAWRQIIADMFGVPIRKLEIPDATIVGAAVIAGVGAGWFKDVTEGVNSMVRYLETIEPIPENVKRYNEIYDIYKNLYTALNENSLYAQFAKLK
- a CDS encoding GntR family transcriptional regulator, whose translation is MEGSIDMYKIKRENPKPLYIQLEELIRNNIEEGIWKPNTAIPSESEMNRIYGVSRMTIRSACSQLVQDGVLYRVPGKGTFVAEPKIMTESLAYMGFREQLERMGYEITTELLNVTEKEASFSVAKRLQCPQGAPILEIERLRFLKGEPISLHYSRIPYDLCKNLSDRALEEEQLCVLLEREYNLKPSRVMETFESVTASEKESKLLKVPHGYPLLVLEDILYDKDDKPFEYSKVVFRGDKIKLKYEYRN
- a CDS encoding 5-methyltetrahydrofolate--homocysteine methyltransferase is translated as MNKITQIPHRIDRQELFERMHISEDRPMYHEFERSYQKLYDSLPEILDIQATHVLKTNDDEEKIHKGLCEVSHIVYCLVTLGPKISERSTKYFAEKDFLKGLMIDSMADILLFNASNDYYETVKKDVYEEQGYAMTLRYSPDDNIIPLQVQKTILEQVNGGERLSVGVTQAFMYDPLKTLGYVYGADKNIELAKKDHDCAMCSNYTCEYRSVDEL
- a CDS encoding DHHW family protein; its protein translation is MDKEKKQRHNDHRSHSLLYKRYINLLGLLFIGILVFFPLASLILPDTKLSENENRILTQFPRFSVDSIIDGRYMKKMQKYAADQLVARNFWIYTKTSTDRFMGKNISNGVYFAKDSSLIENFDPLPSETTELTQAAINNFTERHPDLKHYFMLVPNAISIYDEKLPTAAPVLDQNEYITTFVAGLNTKLVFLDPRSILKENQDKLLYYKTDHHWTTLGAWLSFQGVADALGIKPDTDGYTIYPVTDSFSGALASKSSYLTFNTDTISVYVPKSEDDYSVVTYIEEQKKSSSLYDSEKLTSKDKYAVFLEGNHPIVKIKNPVANGKNLLIIKDSYANAFIPFLTPFYSEITVIDPRYYYDSIDALIADSQITDVLYLYNANTFFRDTTLEPVLNDE
- a CDS encoding MBOAT family O-acyltransferase — translated: MVFSSILFLFCFLPIALGLYYIVPKSLKNIILLIVSLIFYAWGEPVYVFLMLFTIVFDFYMAIIMEKQSELNRKRLFILTIMINLGILFFFKYWGFLLDTINQIFNLTITYHQLPLPIGISFYTFHILSYFIDIYRKKAPVQRNIISFGLYITMFPQLMAGPIIRYTDINEQLTNRSVSQEKFGIGVERFIQGLGKKVLIANNIGYIWTITESINAGELSVLMAWIGIIAFTFQIYFDFSGYSDMAIGLAKMFGFDYLENFNYPYISKSVSEFWRRWHISLGTWFREYLYIPLGGNRVPIPRLFINLCIVWFLTGLWHGASWNFVIWGLYYGFLLFVEKVFLKTYLEKTPAFFQHFYTMLFVIIGWVFFTSPDLGYALHYLSVMFFMSGAPFIDATGIYYLYTNLILLIVCIVCSTPLIHRQYRKILHSEKRWVVPFGLGLNSVIMFLSVAYLVTETYNPFLYFRF
- a CDS encoding DUF4358 domain-containing protein codes for the protein MKKFYILLFILILALPCFGCGSVAQPPLSQVETDLLAASQNLNGMEKGDGKALKRYYGLNLNDFEEILIYVPANYMDVSELLVIKAKDPAQLDLIEEAVDTRNAMQLESFGGYGPEQVALLDNYEFKIIGNTLFYCVSPDASVLKDTFIKSMKK